One window from the genome of Vicugna pacos chromosome 21, VicPac4, whole genome shotgun sequence encodes:
- the ADAM15 gene encoding disintegrin and metalloproteinase domain-containing protein 15 isoform X8, which translates to MRLALLWALGLLGAGSPVPSRPLPDIGGAEEEQARPEGAVNGPLEPQILEDNLTLSLAEVLQTSLPEALRIKLELDGESHILELLQNRDLVSGRPTLVWYQPDGTRVVSEGHTLENCCYQGIVQGHADSWVSVCTCSGLRGLVILSPERSYVLDLGPGDLQGSPVISRIQDLLLPGHTCALSRPASVLTQAPPARPLGQHHSHRWRRDVVTETKIVELVIVADHSEVQRYRDFQSLLNRTLEVVVLLDTFFRPLNVRVMLVGLEAWAQRNLIEISQDPALTLDSFLRWRRSDLLPRLPHDSAQLVTATSFSGPTVGMAIQNSICSPDFSGGVNMDHSTSILGVASSIAHELGHSLGLDHDSPGNRCPCPGPAPAKSCIMEASTDFLPGLNFSNCSRQALEKALLGGMGSCLFERLSTLPSMASICGNMLVEPGEQCDCGFPDDCADPCCDYHTCQLRPGAQCASDGLCCQNCQLRPAGWQCRPTRGDCDLPEFCPGDSSQCPPDVSLGDGEPCAGGQAVCMQGRCASYAQQCQALWGPGAQPAMPLCLLTANTRGDAFGSCGRNPDRSYVSCAPRDAICGQLQCQGGRAQPLLGSARDLHWEVLEDNGTQQKLNCSWVHLDLGNDVAQPLLTLPGTACGPGLVCINHRCQPEEILGAQECRSKCHGHGVCDSNRHCRCEEGWAPPDCTTHIRATSSLTTGLALSLLLLLVLVLLGASYWHRARLRQRICQLKGPSCQYRAAQSGPPERPGPPQRALLMPGAKAELADRPNPPTRPLPADPVVRRPKGQRPSGDLLDPGAGIPPPVVPSRPAPPPPAMSSLYL; encoded by the exons ATGCGGCTGGCGCTGCTCTGGGCCCTGGGGCTCCTGGGCGCGGGCAGCCCGGTGCCCTCCCGGCCGCTTCCAGATATAG GTGGCGCTGAGGAGGAGCAGGCAAGGCCAGAGGGGGCTGTGAATGGGCCTTTGGAGCCCCAGATCCTTGAGGACAACCTCACGCTCAGCCTAGCAGAGGTGCTTCag ACCAGTCTGCCTGAGGCTTTGCGGATCAAATTGGAATTGGATGGTGAGAGTCATATCCTGGAGCTGCTACAGAATAG GGACCTAGTCTCAGGCCGCCCAACCCTGGTATGGTACCAGCCTGATGGCACCCGGGTGGTCAGTGAGGGACACACTCTG GAGAACTGCTGCTACCAGGGAATTGTGCAGGGCCATGCCGACTCCTGGGTCTCTGTCTGCACCTGCTCTGGGCTCAG GGGCTTAGTGATCCTGTCCCCAGAGAGAAGCTACGTCCTGGATCTGGGGCCTGGGGACCTTCAGGGTTCCCCCGTTATTTCCCGGATCCAAGACCTCCTCCTGCCAGGCCACACTTGTGCCCTGAGCAGGCCTGCATCTGTGCTCACTCAGGCTCCACCAGCGCGCCCCCTGGGACAGCATCACAGTCACCGG TGGAGGCGGGATGTGGTGACAGAGACCAAGATTGTGGAGCTGGTGATTGTGGCTGACCATTCTGAG GTCCAGAGGTACCGGGACTTCCAGAGCCTGCTGAACCGTACCTTGGAAGTAGTCGTCCTCCTGGACACA TTCTTCCGACCTCTGAATGTCCGAGTGATGTTAGTGGGCCTGGAGGCCTGGGCCCAGCGCAACCTGATAGAGATAAGCCAGGACCCAGCTCTCACACTAGACAGCTTCCTCCGCTGGCGCCGGTCAGACCTGCTGCCTCGATTGCCCCACGACAGTGCCCAGCTGGTGAC TGCTACTTCATTCTCTGGGCCCACGGTGGGCATGGCCATTCAGAACTCCATCTGCTCTCCTGATTTCTCAGGAGGTGTGAACATG GACCACTCCACAAGCATCCTGGGAGTTGCCTCCTCAATAGCCCATGAGTTGGGCCACAGCCTAGGCCTGGACCACGACTCACCTGGGAACCGCTGCCCCTGTCCAGGTCCCGCCCCAGCCAAGAGCTGCATCATGGAGGCCTCCACAGA CTTCCTGCCAGGCCTGAACTTCAGCAACTGCAGCCGACAGGCCCTGGAGAAAGCCCTCCTGGGTGGGATGGGCAGCTGCCTCTTTGAACGGCTGTCCACTCTGCCCTCTATGGCCAGCATCTGTGGAAATATGTTGGTGGAGCCCGGCGAGCAGTGTGACTGTGGCTTCCCAGAT GACTGCGCCGATCCCTGCTGTGATTACCACACCTGCCAGCTGAGGCCAGGGGCACAGTGCGCATCTGATGGACTCTGTTGTCAAAATTGCCAG CTGCGCCCGGCTGGCTGGCAGTGTCGCCCTACCAGAGGTGACTGTGACTTGCCCGAGTTCTGCCCAGGAGACAGCTCCCAGTGCCCCCCTGATGTCAGCCTGGGAGATGGCGAGCCGTGTGCTGGTGGACAGGCTGTGTGCATGCAAGGGCGTTGTGCCTCCTATGCCCAGCAGTGCCAAGCTCTCTGGGGACCTGGGGCCCAGCCCGCCATGCCGCTTTGCCTCCTGACTGCCAATACTCGGGGGGATGCCTTTGGGAGCTGTGGGCGCAACCCTGATAGAAGCTACGTGTCCTGTGCCCCCAG AGATGCCATTTGTGGACAGCTCCAGTGCCAGGGTGGGAGGGCCCAGCCTCTGCTAGGCTCAGCCCGGGATCTGCACTGGGAGGTGCTGGAAGACAATGGGACTCAGCAGAAGTTGAACTGCAGCTGGGTCCACCTGGACTTGGGCAATGACGTGGCCCAGCCCCTCCTGACTCTGCCTGGCACAGCCTGTGGTCCTGGCCTG GTGTGCATTAACCATCGATGCCAGCCTGAGGAAATCCTGGGTGCACAGGAATGTCGAAGCAAATGCCATGGGCATGGG GTCTGCGACAGCAACAGACACTGCCGCTGTGAGGAGGGCTGGGCACCCCCGGACTGCACCACCCACATCAGAG CAACCAGCTCCCTGACCACAGGGCTGGCCCTCAGCCTCCTGTTGTTGCTGGTCCTGGTATTGCTTGGTGCCAGCTACTGGCACCGTGCCCGCCTGCGCCAGCGAATCTGCCAGCTCAAGGGACCCAGCTGCCAATACAG GGCAGCCCAGTCTGGTCCTCCAGAACGCCCAGGACCCCCGCAGAGGGCCCTGCTGATGCCAGGTGCCAAG GCTGAGCTGGCTGACCGACCCAATCCCCCCACTCGCCCTCTGCCAGCTGACCCGGTGGTGAGGCGCCCGAAG GGCCAGCGCCCTTCGGGTGACCTGCTTGACCCTGGAGCTGGAATCCCGCCCCCAGTGGTACCCTCCAG GCCTGCGCCGCCGCCTCCAGCAATGTCCTCGCTCTACCTCTGA
- the ADAM15 gene encoding disintegrin and metalloproteinase domain-containing protein 15 isoform X9, translating into MRLALLWALGLLGAGSPVPSRPLPDIGGAEEEQARPEGAVNGPLEPQILEDNLTLSLAEVLQTSLPEALRIKLELDGESHILELLQNRDLVSGRPTLVWYQPDGTRVVSEGHTLENCCYQGIVQGHADSWVSVCTCSGLRGLVILSPERSYVLDLGPGDLQGSPVISRIQDLLLPGHTCALSRPASVLTQAPPARPLGQHHSHRWRRDVVTETKIVELVIVADHSEVQRYRDFQSLLNRTLEVVVLLDTFFRPLNVRVMLVGLEAWAQRNLIEISQDPALTLDSFLRWRRSDLLPRLPHDSAQLVTATSFSGPTVGMAIQNSICSPDFSGGVNMDHSTSILGVASSIAHELGHSLGLDHDSPGNRCPCPGPAPAKSCIMEASTDFLPGLNFSNCSRQALEKALLGGMGSCLFERLSTLPSMASICGNMLVEPGEQCDCGFPDDCADPCCDYHTCQLRPGAQCASDGLCCQNCQLRPAGWQCRPTRGDCDLPEFCPGDSSQCPPDVSLGDGEPCAGGQAVCMQGRCASYAQQCQALWGPGAQPAMPLCLLTANTRGDAFGSCGRNPDRSYVSCAPRDAICGQLQCQGGRAQPLLGSARDLHWEVLEDNGTQQKLNCSWVHLDLGNDVAQPLLTLPGTACGPGLVCINHRCQPEEILGAQECRSKCHGHGVCDSNRHCRCEEGWAPPDCTTHIRATSSLTTGLALSLLLLLVLVLLGASYWHRARLRQRICQLKGPSCQYRAAQSGPPERPGPPQRALLMPGAKTSALGFPAPPSRPLPPDPVPKRLQGQRPSGDLLDPGAGIPPPVVPSRPAPPPPAMSSLYL; encoded by the exons ATGCGGCTGGCGCTGCTCTGGGCCCTGGGGCTCCTGGGCGCGGGCAGCCCGGTGCCCTCCCGGCCGCTTCCAGATATAG GTGGCGCTGAGGAGGAGCAGGCAAGGCCAGAGGGGGCTGTGAATGGGCCTTTGGAGCCCCAGATCCTTGAGGACAACCTCACGCTCAGCCTAGCAGAGGTGCTTCag ACCAGTCTGCCTGAGGCTTTGCGGATCAAATTGGAATTGGATGGTGAGAGTCATATCCTGGAGCTGCTACAGAATAG GGACCTAGTCTCAGGCCGCCCAACCCTGGTATGGTACCAGCCTGATGGCACCCGGGTGGTCAGTGAGGGACACACTCTG GAGAACTGCTGCTACCAGGGAATTGTGCAGGGCCATGCCGACTCCTGGGTCTCTGTCTGCACCTGCTCTGGGCTCAG GGGCTTAGTGATCCTGTCCCCAGAGAGAAGCTACGTCCTGGATCTGGGGCCTGGGGACCTTCAGGGTTCCCCCGTTATTTCCCGGATCCAAGACCTCCTCCTGCCAGGCCACACTTGTGCCCTGAGCAGGCCTGCATCTGTGCTCACTCAGGCTCCACCAGCGCGCCCCCTGGGACAGCATCACAGTCACCGG TGGAGGCGGGATGTGGTGACAGAGACCAAGATTGTGGAGCTGGTGATTGTGGCTGACCATTCTGAG GTCCAGAGGTACCGGGACTTCCAGAGCCTGCTGAACCGTACCTTGGAAGTAGTCGTCCTCCTGGACACA TTCTTCCGACCTCTGAATGTCCGAGTGATGTTAGTGGGCCTGGAGGCCTGGGCCCAGCGCAACCTGATAGAGATAAGCCAGGACCCAGCTCTCACACTAGACAGCTTCCTCCGCTGGCGCCGGTCAGACCTGCTGCCTCGATTGCCCCACGACAGTGCCCAGCTGGTGAC TGCTACTTCATTCTCTGGGCCCACGGTGGGCATGGCCATTCAGAACTCCATCTGCTCTCCTGATTTCTCAGGAGGTGTGAACATG GACCACTCCACAAGCATCCTGGGAGTTGCCTCCTCAATAGCCCATGAGTTGGGCCACAGCCTAGGCCTGGACCACGACTCACCTGGGAACCGCTGCCCCTGTCCAGGTCCCGCCCCAGCCAAGAGCTGCATCATGGAGGCCTCCACAGA CTTCCTGCCAGGCCTGAACTTCAGCAACTGCAGCCGACAGGCCCTGGAGAAAGCCCTCCTGGGTGGGATGGGCAGCTGCCTCTTTGAACGGCTGTCCACTCTGCCCTCTATGGCCAGCATCTGTGGAAATATGTTGGTGGAGCCCGGCGAGCAGTGTGACTGTGGCTTCCCAGAT GACTGCGCCGATCCCTGCTGTGATTACCACACCTGCCAGCTGAGGCCAGGGGCACAGTGCGCATCTGATGGACTCTGTTGTCAAAATTGCCAG CTGCGCCCGGCTGGCTGGCAGTGTCGCCCTACCAGAGGTGACTGTGACTTGCCCGAGTTCTGCCCAGGAGACAGCTCCCAGTGCCCCCCTGATGTCAGCCTGGGAGATGGCGAGCCGTGTGCTGGTGGACAGGCTGTGTGCATGCAAGGGCGTTGTGCCTCCTATGCCCAGCAGTGCCAAGCTCTCTGGGGACCTGGGGCCCAGCCCGCCATGCCGCTTTGCCTCCTGACTGCCAATACTCGGGGGGATGCCTTTGGGAGCTGTGGGCGCAACCCTGATAGAAGCTACGTGTCCTGTGCCCCCAG AGATGCCATTTGTGGACAGCTCCAGTGCCAGGGTGGGAGGGCCCAGCCTCTGCTAGGCTCAGCCCGGGATCTGCACTGGGAGGTGCTGGAAGACAATGGGACTCAGCAGAAGTTGAACTGCAGCTGGGTCCACCTGGACTTGGGCAATGACGTGGCCCAGCCCCTCCTGACTCTGCCTGGCACAGCCTGTGGTCCTGGCCTG GTGTGCATTAACCATCGATGCCAGCCTGAGGAAATCCTGGGTGCACAGGAATGTCGAAGCAAATGCCATGGGCATGGG GTCTGCGACAGCAACAGACACTGCCGCTGTGAGGAGGGCTGGGCACCCCCGGACTGCACCACCCACATCAGAG CAACCAGCTCCCTGACCACAGGGCTGGCCCTCAGCCTCCTGTTGTTGCTGGTCCTGGTATTGCTTGGTGCCAGCTACTGGCACCGTGCCCGCCTGCGCCAGCGAATCTGCCAGCTCAAGGGACCCAGCTGCCAATACAG GGCAGCCCAGTCTGGTCCTCCAGAACGCCCAGGACCCCCGCAGAGGGCCCTGCTGATGCCAGGTGCCAAG ACTAGTGCTCTTGGCTTTCCGGCACCCCCCTCCAGGCCGCTGCCTCCTGACCCAGTGCCCAAGAGACTCCAG GGCCAGCGCCCTTCGGGTGACCTGCTTGACCCTGGAGCTGGAATCCCGCCCCCAGTGGTACCCTCCAG GCCTGCGCCGCCGCCTCCAGCAATGTCCTCGCTCTACCTCTGA
- the ADAM15 gene encoding disintegrin and metalloproteinase domain-containing protein 15 isoform X6: MRLALLWALGLLGAGSPVPSRPLPDIGGAEEEQARPEGAVNGPLEPQILEDNLTLSLAEVLQTSLPEALRIKLELDGESHILELLQNRDLVSGRPTLVWYQPDGTRVVSEGHTLENCCYQGIVQGHADSWVSVCTCSGLRGLVILSPERSYVLDLGPGDLQGSPVISRIQDLLLPGHTCALSRPASVLTQAPPARPLGQHHSHRWRRDVVTETKIVELVIVADHSEVQRYRDFQSLLNRTLEVVVLLDTFFRPLNVRVMLVGLEAWAQRNLIEISQDPALTLDSFLRWRRSDLLPRLPHDSAQLVTATSFSGPTVGMAIQNSICSPDFSGGVNMDHSTSILGVASSIAHELGHSLGLDHDSPGNRCPCPGPAPAKSCIMEASTDFLPGLNFSNCSRQALEKALLGGMGSCLFERLSTLPSMASICGNMLVEPGEQCDCGFPDDCADPCCDYHTCQLRPGAQCASDGLCCQNCQLRPAGWQCRPTRGDCDLPEFCPGDSSQCPPDVSLGDGEPCAGGQAVCMQGRCASYAQQCQALWGPGAQPAMPLCLLTANTRGDAFGSCGRNPDRSYVSCAPRDAICGQLQCQGGRAQPLLGSARDLHWEVLEDNGTQQKLNCSWVHLDLGNDVAQPLLTLPGTACGPGLVCINHRCQPEEILGAQECRSKCHGHGVCDSNRHCRCEEGWAPPDCTTHIRATSSLTTGLALSLLLLLVLVLLGASYWHRARLRQRICQLKGPSCQYRAAQSGPPERPGPPQRALLMPGAKTSALGFPAPPSRPLPPDPVPKRLQGPAKPPPPRKPLPADPQGQRPSGDLLDPGAGIPPPVVPSRPAPPPPAMSSLYL, from the exons ATGCGGCTGGCGCTGCTCTGGGCCCTGGGGCTCCTGGGCGCGGGCAGCCCGGTGCCCTCCCGGCCGCTTCCAGATATAG GTGGCGCTGAGGAGGAGCAGGCAAGGCCAGAGGGGGCTGTGAATGGGCCTTTGGAGCCCCAGATCCTTGAGGACAACCTCACGCTCAGCCTAGCAGAGGTGCTTCag ACCAGTCTGCCTGAGGCTTTGCGGATCAAATTGGAATTGGATGGTGAGAGTCATATCCTGGAGCTGCTACAGAATAG GGACCTAGTCTCAGGCCGCCCAACCCTGGTATGGTACCAGCCTGATGGCACCCGGGTGGTCAGTGAGGGACACACTCTG GAGAACTGCTGCTACCAGGGAATTGTGCAGGGCCATGCCGACTCCTGGGTCTCTGTCTGCACCTGCTCTGGGCTCAG GGGCTTAGTGATCCTGTCCCCAGAGAGAAGCTACGTCCTGGATCTGGGGCCTGGGGACCTTCAGGGTTCCCCCGTTATTTCCCGGATCCAAGACCTCCTCCTGCCAGGCCACACTTGTGCCCTGAGCAGGCCTGCATCTGTGCTCACTCAGGCTCCACCAGCGCGCCCCCTGGGACAGCATCACAGTCACCGG TGGAGGCGGGATGTGGTGACAGAGACCAAGATTGTGGAGCTGGTGATTGTGGCTGACCATTCTGAG GTCCAGAGGTACCGGGACTTCCAGAGCCTGCTGAACCGTACCTTGGAAGTAGTCGTCCTCCTGGACACA TTCTTCCGACCTCTGAATGTCCGAGTGATGTTAGTGGGCCTGGAGGCCTGGGCCCAGCGCAACCTGATAGAGATAAGCCAGGACCCAGCTCTCACACTAGACAGCTTCCTCCGCTGGCGCCGGTCAGACCTGCTGCCTCGATTGCCCCACGACAGTGCCCAGCTGGTGAC TGCTACTTCATTCTCTGGGCCCACGGTGGGCATGGCCATTCAGAACTCCATCTGCTCTCCTGATTTCTCAGGAGGTGTGAACATG GACCACTCCACAAGCATCCTGGGAGTTGCCTCCTCAATAGCCCATGAGTTGGGCCACAGCCTAGGCCTGGACCACGACTCACCTGGGAACCGCTGCCCCTGTCCAGGTCCCGCCCCAGCCAAGAGCTGCATCATGGAGGCCTCCACAGA CTTCCTGCCAGGCCTGAACTTCAGCAACTGCAGCCGACAGGCCCTGGAGAAAGCCCTCCTGGGTGGGATGGGCAGCTGCCTCTTTGAACGGCTGTCCACTCTGCCCTCTATGGCCAGCATCTGTGGAAATATGTTGGTGGAGCCCGGCGAGCAGTGTGACTGTGGCTTCCCAGAT GACTGCGCCGATCCCTGCTGTGATTACCACACCTGCCAGCTGAGGCCAGGGGCACAGTGCGCATCTGATGGACTCTGTTGTCAAAATTGCCAG CTGCGCCCGGCTGGCTGGCAGTGTCGCCCTACCAGAGGTGACTGTGACTTGCCCGAGTTCTGCCCAGGAGACAGCTCCCAGTGCCCCCCTGATGTCAGCCTGGGAGATGGCGAGCCGTGTGCTGGTGGACAGGCTGTGTGCATGCAAGGGCGTTGTGCCTCCTATGCCCAGCAGTGCCAAGCTCTCTGGGGACCTGGGGCCCAGCCCGCCATGCCGCTTTGCCTCCTGACTGCCAATACTCGGGGGGATGCCTTTGGGAGCTGTGGGCGCAACCCTGATAGAAGCTACGTGTCCTGTGCCCCCAG AGATGCCATTTGTGGACAGCTCCAGTGCCAGGGTGGGAGGGCCCAGCCTCTGCTAGGCTCAGCCCGGGATCTGCACTGGGAGGTGCTGGAAGACAATGGGACTCAGCAGAAGTTGAACTGCAGCTGGGTCCACCTGGACTTGGGCAATGACGTGGCCCAGCCCCTCCTGACTCTGCCTGGCACAGCCTGTGGTCCTGGCCTG GTGTGCATTAACCATCGATGCCAGCCTGAGGAAATCCTGGGTGCACAGGAATGTCGAAGCAAATGCCATGGGCATGGG GTCTGCGACAGCAACAGACACTGCCGCTGTGAGGAGGGCTGGGCACCCCCGGACTGCACCACCCACATCAGAG CAACCAGCTCCCTGACCACAGGGCTGGCCCTCAGCCTCCTGTTGTTGCTGGTCCTGGTATTGCTTGGTGCCAGCTACTGGCACCGTGCCCGCCTGCGCCAGCGAATCTGCCAGCTCAAGGGACCCAGCTGCCAATACAG GGCAGCCCAGTCTGGTCCTCCAGAACGCCCAGGACCCCCGCAGAGGGCCCTGCTGATGCCAGGTGCCAAG ACTAGTGCTCTTGGCTTTCCGGCACCCCCCTCCAGGCCGCTGCCTCCTGACCCAGTGCCCAAGAGACTCCAG ggGCCCGccaagcccccacccccaagaaaaCCACTGCCTGCTGATCCCCAGGGCCAGCGCCCTTCGGGTGACCTGCTTGACCCTGGAGCTGGAATCCCGCCCCCAGTGGTACCCTCCAG GCCTGCGCCGCCGCCTCCAGCAATGTCCTCGCTCTACCTCTGA
- the ADAM15 gene encoding disintegrin and metalloproteinase domain-containing protein 15 isoform X5: MRLALLWALGLLGAGSPVPSRPLPDIGGAEEEQARPEGAVNGPLEPQILEDNLTLSLAEVLQTSLPEALRIKLELDGESHILELLQNRDLVSGRPTLVWYQPDGTRVVSEGHTLENCCYQGIVQGHADSWVSVCTCSGLRGLVILSPERSYVLDLGPGDLQGSPVISRIQDLLLPGHTCALSRPASVLTQAPPARPLGQHHSHRWRRDVVTETKIVELVIVADHSEVQRYRDFQSLLNRTLEVVVLLDTFFRPLNVRVMLVGLEAWAQRNLIEISQDPALTLDSFLRWRRSDLLPRLPHDSAQLVTATSFSGPTVGMAIQNSICSPDFSGGVNMDHSTSILGVASSIAHELGHSLGLDHDSPGNRCPCPGPAPAKSCIMEASTDFLPGLNFSNCSRQALEKALLGGMGSCLFERLSTLPSMASICGNMLVEPGEQCDCGFPDDCADPCCDYHTCQLRPGAQCASDGLCCQNCQLRPAGWQCRPTRGDCDLPEFCPGDSSQCPPDVSLGDGEPCAGGQAVCMQGRCASYAQQCQALWGPGAQPAMPLCLLTANTRGDAFGSCGRNPDRSYVSCAPRDAICGQLQCQGGRAQPLLGSARDLHWEVLEDNGTQQKLNCSWVHLDLGNDVAQPLLTLPGTACGPGLVCINHRCQPEEILGAQECRSKCHGHGVCDSNRHCRCEEGWAPPDCTTHIRATSSLTTGLALSLLLLLVLVLLGASYWHRARLRQRICQLKGPSCQYRAAQSGPPERPGPPQRALLMPGAKAELADRPNPPTRPLPADPVVRRPKGPAKPPPPRKPLPADPQGQRPSGDLLDPGAGIPPPVVPSRPAPPPPAMSSLYL; encoded by the exons ATGCGGCTGGCGCTGCTCTGGGCCCTGGGGCTCCTGGGCGCGGGCAGCCCGGTGCCCTCCCGGCCGCTTCCAGATATAG GTGGCGCTGAGGAGGAGCAGGCAAGGCCAGAGGGGGCTGTGAATGGGCCTTTGGAGCCCCAGATCCTTGAGGACAACCTCACGCTCAGCCTAGCAGAGGTGCTTCag ACCAGTCTGCCTGAGGCTTTGCGGATCAAATTGGAATTGGATGGTGAGAGTCATATCCTGGAGCTGCTACAGAATAG GGACCTAGTCTCAGGCCGCCCAACCCTGGTATGGTACCAGCCTGATGGCACCCGGGTGGTCAGTGAGGGACACACTCTG GAGAACTGCTGCTACCAGGGAATTGTGCAGGGCCATGCCGACTCCTGGGTCTCTGTCTGCACCTGCTCTGGGCTCAG GGGCTTAGTGATCCTGTCCCCAGAGAGAAGCTACGTCCTGGATCTGGGGCCTGGGGACCTTCAGGGTTCCCCCGTTATTTCCCGGATCCAAGACCTCCTCCTGCCAGGCCACACTTGTGCCCTGAGCAGGCCTGCATCTGTGCTCACTCAGGCTCCACCAGCGCGCCCCCTGGGACAGCATCACAGTCACCGG TGGAGGCGGGATGTGGTGACAGAGACCAAGATTGTGGAGCTGGTGATTGTGGCTGACCATTCTGAG GTCCAGAGGTACCGGGACTTCCAGAGCCTGCTGAACCGTACCTTGGAAGTAGTCGTCCTCCTGGACACA TTCTTCCGACCTCTGAATGTCCGAGTGATGTTAGTGGGCCTGGAGGCCTGGGCCCAGCGCAACCTGATAGAGATAAGCCAGGACCCAGCTCTCACACTAGACAGCTTCCTCCGCTGGCGCCGGTCAGACCTGCTGCCTCGATTGCCCCACGACAGTGCCCAGCTGGTGAC TGCTACTTCATTCTCTGGGCCCACGGTGGGCATGGCCATTCAGAACTCCATCTGCTCTCCTGATTTCTCAGGAGGTGTGAACATG GACCACTCCACAAGCATCCTGGGAGTTGCCTCCTCAATAGCCCATGAGTTGGGCCACAGCCTAGGCCTGGACCACGACTCACCTGGGAACCGCTGCCCCTGTCCAGGTCCCGCCCCAGCCAAGAGCTGCATCATGGAGGCCTCCACAGA CTTCCTGCCAGGCCTGAACTTCAGCAACTGCAGCCGACAGGCCCTGGAGAAAGCCCTCCTGGGTGGGATGGGCAGCTGCCTCTTTGAACGGCTGTCCACTCTGCCCTCTATGGCCAGCATCTGTGGAAATATGTTGGTGGAGCCCGGCGAGCAGTGTGACTGTGGCTTCCCAGAT GACTGCGCCGATCCCTGCTGTGATTACCACACCTGCCAGCTGAGGCCAGGGGCACAGTGCGCATCTGATGGACTCTGTTGTCAAAATTGCCAG CTGCGCCCGGCTGGCTGGCAGTGTCGCCCTACCAGAGGTGACTGTGACTTGCCCGAGTTCTGCCCAGGAGACAGCTCCCAGTGCCCCCCTGATGTCAGCCTGGGAGATGGCGAGCCGTGTGCTGGTGGACAGGCTGTGTGCATGCAAGGGCGTTGTGCCTCCTATGCCCAGCAGTGCCAAGCTCTCTGGGGACCTGGGGCCCAGCCCGCCATGCCGCTTTGCCTCCTGACTGCCAATACTCGGGGGGATGCCTTTGGGAGCTGTGGGCGCAACCCTGATAGAAGCTACGTGTCCTGTGCCCCCAG AGATGCCATTTGTGGACAGCTCCAGTGCCAGGGTGGGAGGGCCCAGCCTCTGCTAGGCTCAGCCCGGGATCTGCACTGGGAGGTGCTGGAAGACAATGGGACTCAGCAGAAGTTGAACTGCAGCTGGGTCCACCTGGACTTGGGCAATGACGTGGCCCAGCCCCTCCTGACTCTGCCTGGCACAGCCTGTGGTCCTGGCCTG GTGTGCATTAACCATCGATGCCAGCCTGAGGAAATCCTGGGTGCACAGGAATGTCGAAGCAAATGCCATGGGCATGGG GTCTGCGACAGCAACAGACACTGCCGCTGTGAGGAGGGCTGGGCACCCCCGGACTGCACCACCCACATCAGAG CAACCAGCTCCCTGACCACAGGGCTGGCCCTCAGCCTCCTGTTGTTGCTGGTCCTGGTATTGCTTGGTGCCAGCTACTGGCACCGTGCCCGCCTGCGCCAGCGAATCTGCCAGCTCAAGGGACCCAGCTGCCAATACAG GGCAGCCCAGTCTGGTCCTCCAGAACGCCCAGGACCCCCGCAGAGGGCCCTGCTGATGCCAGGTGCCAAG GCTGAGCTGGCTGACCGACCCAATCCCCCCACTCGCCCTCTGCCAGCTGACCCGGTGGTGAGGCGCCCGAAG ggGCCCGccaagcccccacccccaagaaaaCCACTGCCTGCTGATCCCCAGGGCCAGCGCCCTTCGGGTGACCTGCTTGACCCTGGAGCTGGAATCCCGCCCCCAGTGGTACCCTCCAG GCCTGCGCCGCCGCCTCCAGCAATGTCCTCGCTCTACCTCTGA